ATTCGTCGAATACCGATTTCTCGTGCTCGAGCATTCGCTCGAGATCTACGGGGGGATCGTCGCCGCGCTCTTCGCGGCGCTCGGCCTCTGGCTCGGCCGCAAGCTCACGCGCCCGCGCGAGACCGTGGTCGTACGCGAGGTGCCGGTCGAGGTGCGGGTCGAAGTGCCGGTCGAAGTGCCGGTGGGACCGTTCGAGCGGAATGCGGAACGGCTATCGGCGCTGGGGATCACGCCGCGGGAGCTCGATATCCTGGAGGCCATGGCGGCTGGCCACAGCAATCGCGAGATCGCCGAACGGCTCTACGTGAGCGAGAACACCGTGAAAACCCACGCCGCTCGTCTGTTCGGCAAACTCTCGGCCAAGCGGCGCACGCAGGCGGTTCAGCGGGCGAAAGAGGCCGGACTGATCCCCTGATCATCCCCCAAATGGGTGATTCTCGCCGGTTTGCAGGGAAATCATCTATTCGGGTGACGCGCTCGCGGGCCTCCGCAGACCAGACTGGCGGACGTTCACGCTCGCCCCTTCCACGCCTACGCCCCGATCTATGCGCAACATCGTTCTGAAGTTCGGCCTGATCTCCGGCGCGCTCCTGTCGGCCATGATGGCCATCACGATCCCATTCCAGGACACGATCGGCTTCGACCTCGGCATGGTCGTTGGCTACACGACGATGGTGCTGGCCTTTCTGTTCGTCTATTTCGGCGTCCGCAGCTATCGCGATACCGTGGCGGGAGGCTCGTTGACCTTTGGGCGCGCCTTGAAGGTTGGCGCGCTCATCGCGTTGATCGCGTCCTGCTGCTACGTGGCCACGTGGGAAATCATGTACTTCAAGTTCATGCCTGACTTCGCCGAGAAGATGACGGCGCAAACAATTGCGAAGGCTCGCGCTGCTGGTGAGAGCGAGGCGGCCGTCGCGAAGAAGCAGCAGGAGATGGCGGAGTTCGAGGCGATGTACCAGAACCCAGCGATCAATGCGGCCATGACCTTCCTCGAACCGCTGCCGGTGGCGTTGATTATGACGTTGGTGTCGGCTGGCTTGCTGAGCCGGCGTACCGTCCCTCCACGAGAGACTTGATGGCCTATATCGCCCCCGAAACCCGCCTGCGCGAGCTCACCCCGGTGCCGCTGCTCGTGGGTGCGGTGCTCGGTTTGATCTTTGGCGCATCATCGCTGTATTTGGTGCTCAAGGTCGGACTCACCGTGAGCGCCTCGATTCCAGTGGCGGTCATCTCGATCACGATCTTCCGTCTGTTCGCGAAACTGGGCGGCCGTGATGCGACGATCCTCGAGCACAACATCGTGCAGACGGCGGGTTCGGCGGGCGAGTCGATCGCCTTCGGCATCGGCGTCACGATGCCGGCGATCCTCATTCTGGGTTTCGATCTCGAGATCGCGCGCGTGCTGTTGGTGGCGGTGCTTGGCGGTGTGCTGGGCATTCTCATGATGATTCCGCTGCGTCGCGCCCTGATCGTGGCGCAGCATGGTGTGCTGAAATATCCGGAAGGCACGGCGTGCGCCGAGGTGCTCAAGGCCGGTGCCAACGCCGAGTCGCGGGCGGCGGCGAGCGACGCGGCAAAGCGCGAGCAGGAATCGTTGGGAGGAGCCGGCACGAGTGCGCGCACGATCTTTACCGGCTTTGGGATCGGCATCGTGTACAAGACCGCGATGTCGGCACTGCGTGCCTGGAAGGATGTGCCGGAGAAAGTGTTCGGCGCGCCGTTCTCGGCGGCGTCAGTGTCGGTGGAAGTGTCGCCGGAGTTGCTGGGCGTGGGCTACATCATCGGCCCGCGCGTGGCCGCGGTGATGTTCGCCGGCGGCGTGCTGGCGTATCTCGTGCTCATTCCGATGATCGCGTACTTCGGATCGGCGCTCATGACCCCGTTGGCACCGGAGGCTCGCGCGTTGATCCGCGACATGAGCCCTGGAGCGATTCGCAATGCGTACGTGCTGTACATCGGTGCCGGCGCGGTGGCGGCGGGTGGCATCATCAGTGTGATTCGCTCGATGCCGACGATCTGGCATGGCTTGCGTGAAGGCTTGCGTGATGTGTCCAACTCCACCGCCGCCACGGTGCGCGATACGGTGCGGACCGACCGCGACCTGTCGATCAAGCTGGTGCTGCTTGGCATCGTCGCGCTGCTGGTCGCCTTGGTGGGCGCGAGTCCGCTGTATGTGGGCGGTACCGGCTTCGGCACACGCATCGCGGCGGCGCTGCTGATCGTGGTGTTCGGCTTTCTGTTCGTGACCGTGTCATCGCGATTAACGGGCGAGATCGGTTCGTCGTCGAATCCGATTTCCGGTATGACGGTGGCCACGCTGCTGCTCACCTGTCTGGCGTTTGTGTTGCTGGGGTGGACGGGCAGCAACTATTACGTGACCGCGCTCTCCATCGGCGCCATCGTGTGTATCGCCGCGTCGAACGGCGGCACCACGTCCCAGGACTTGAAAACGGGCTTCCTGGTGGGTGCCACACCGCGCTCGCAACAGATCGCGATCGTGGTTGGGGCGTTGGTGTCGGCGTTGGCGCTGGGGCCGATTCTGCTGCGCCTCAATGCTGCTGGCACGGTGTATGTGAGTGCGACGGCGATGGCGGCCGATGCGCGTGGTGGCACGGCGCTCACCAGCGGTGAGATGGTGGATGTGCGCACGCTCGAGCGGCGTGAATCGGTGGACGGCGTCATGGCCGACGGCAGCACCGATTCGCGCGAGTACTGGGTGTGGCACCGCCAAGACCCGAGCGGTGGCAACGCCGAGAAGTATCTCGTGGATGATGCGGGCAAGCCGGTGTACTTCGTGGATCCGGGCATCAACGGCAGTATCCGGAAGCTCGCGAACGGGCAGGATGTGCCGAAGTTCGACGCGCCCAAGGCGACCCTGATGTCGTACATCATCAAGGGTATCCTGGGCGGCAAGCTGCCGTGGGGGCTCGTGCTGCTGGGCGCGATGATCGCGCTCGTGCTCGAGCTGTCGGGGATTCCGTCGCTGGCCTTTGCGGTGGGCGTCTATCTGCCGATCTCCACCTCGGCGCCACTCTTCGTGGGCGGCGTGGTGCGCTGGGCGGTGGATCGCTGGATCGCGCGCAAGCACGTGGGGCGCAACCTCACCGACGACGAACTGGCGGCGGAAGGAGACAAGAGTCCCGGGGTGCTGATGGCGTCGGGCTACATCGCAGGCGGCGCGATCGCCGGCATCCTGATCGCTTTTGTGGCGGGCGTGCCGGCGATGGCGGGTCTCAATCGCGCGATCGAAGCGATGTCGGTGAACAACCCGCTGTTCGTGGGGCCGATGGCCGACGTGCTGTCGTTGGTGCCGTTCGTGGCGTTGATCGCGGTGCTCTATCTGACCGGTCGCGAGAAGCTGCTTGGCAGACCTGCTACAGGGCCTTCTTGATGGCCGCTTCGAGGTTCTGCGTGCCGCCGACGCCGGTGTACACGATCTTACCGGCCTTGTTGACGACCACGACGTAGCTGGTGGCCGGCACGTCGTAGGCGCCGCTCACGGTGCCCTTCTTGTCGTACAGCAGCTCGCCGCCAAGCTTGTTGGCCTTCTGCCAGCCCTTCACGCGTTCGACCGACTGGTTCACCGACACCGCGACGGTCACGAACTTCACCTTGGCGCCGTGCTTGGTCATGGCGGCGCGCATGGCTGGCTCAAGCTGCTTGCAGTTGCCGCACCACGTGGCCCAGAACTCCAGCACGACCGGCGTCTTGCCGAGGTAGGCGGAGAGATCGACCGTCTTGCCGTCGAGGGTCTCGAGAGGGCCGACGGGCGCCGTTTCGCCGACGGCGATACCGAGGTCCTGGGCGAGGGCGGGGGACGATAAGGCGATCGTCGCGGCAGCGAGGGCGGTGAAGAGCGTGCGGAAGGATTTCATAACTGCCAAGTATGGAGTATGGAGTATGGAGTACGGGGTAGGGAGTACGAGGCGACGCGGGGCGTTTGTACTCCCGACCCCGTACCCCATACTCGCTACTTCGCCGTTAAAAAAAGACCTGCCCCATCTTCACGAGGTAGTACTCCGCCATACCGAGCATGACGAAGGCGAACACCTTTTTTACCGTCAGCATCCACGCACCAGCGCGAGGTAATCGCGACAGTGAGCCCGCTGAAAGGCCGACGGCGACCAGCAGCGTGCACATGCCCAGCGAGAAGGTGAAGAGGTAGAGAAAGCCGAGCAGGGCGGAGCCGGTGGTCGACACCCACGTGAGGACGGCGGCCATGACCGGGGCGGAGCAGGGCGCGGCCACCAATCCCGAAGCCGCCCCCATGATGAATGCACCCGCTACCCGTCCGCCGGTTCCGGCATTGGCGGCGCGCTGCATGATGGCGGCGGGCACGCGGACGGGAATGACGTCGAACATCGA
This Gemmatimonas sp. DNA region includes the following protein-coding sequences:
- a CDS encoding response regulator transcription factor codes for the protein MKKTVLLYGLVGGVLIAGLRFVEYRFLVLEHSLEIYGGIVAALFAALGLWLGRKLTRPRETVVVREVPVEVRVEVPVEVPVGPFERNAERLSALGITPRELDILEAMAAGHSNREIAERLYVSENTVKTHAARLFGKLSAKRRTQAVQRAKEAGLIP
- a CDS encoding DUF4199 domain-containing protein, which codes for MRNIVLKFGLISGALLSAMMAITIPFQDTIGFDLGMVVGYTTMVLAFLFVYFGVRSYRDTVAGGSLTFGRALKVGALIALIASCCYVATWEIMYFKFMPDFAEKMTAQTIAKARAAGESEAAVAKKQQEMAEFEAMYQNPAINAAMTFLEPLPVALIMTLVSAGLLSRRTVPPRET
- a CDS encoding oligopeptide transporter, OPT family codes for the protein MAYIAPETRLRELTPVPLLVGAVLGLIFGASSLYLVLKVGLTVSASIPVAVISITIFRLFAKLGGRDATILEHNIVQTAGSAGESIAFGIGVTMPAILILGFDLEIARVLLVAVLGGVLGILMMIPLRRALIVAQHGVLKYPEGTACAEVLKAGANAESRAAASDAAKREQESLGGAGTSARTIFTGFGIGIVYKTAMSALRAWKDVPEKVFGAPFSAASVSVEVSPELLGVGYIIGPRVAAVMFAGGVLAYLVLIPMIAYFGSALMTPLAPEARALIRDMSPGAIRNAYVLYIGAGAVAAGGIISVIRSMPTIWHGLREGLRDVSNSTAATVRDTVRTDRDLSIKLVLLGIVALLVALVGASPLYVGGTGFGTRIAAALLIVVFGFLFVTVSSRLTGEIGSSSNPISGMTVATLLLTCLAFVLLGWTGSNYYVTALSIGAIVCIAASNGGTTSQDLKTGFLVGATPRSQQIAIVVGALVSALALGPILLRLNAAGTVYVSATAMAADARGGTALTSGEMVDVRTLERRESVDGVMADGSTDSREYWVWHRQDPSGGNAEKYLVDDAGKPVYFVDPGINGSIRKLANGQDVPKFDAPKATLMSYIIKGILGGKLPWGLVLLGAMIALVLELSGIPSLAFAVGVYLPISTSAPLFVGGVVRWAVDRWIARKHVGRNLTDDELAAEGDKSPGVLMASGYIAGGAIAGILIAFVAGVPAMAGLNRAIEAMSVNNPLFVGPMADVLSLVPFVALIAVLYLTGREKLLGRPATGPS
- a CDS encoding TlpA disulfide reductase family protein; its protein translation is MKSFRTLFTALAAATIALSSPALAQDLGIAVGETAPVGPLETLDGKTVDLSAYLGKTPVVLEFWATWCGNCKQLEPAMRAAMTKHGAKVKFVTVAVSVNQSVERVKGWQKANKLGGELLYDKKGTVSGAYDVPATSYVVVVNKAGKIVYTGVGGTQNLEAAIKKAL
- a CDS encoding cytochrome c biogenesis protein CcdA, with protein sequence MIAITQIADVTAQLSSNPAAALPLLFGAGVLTSLTPCVYPMIPITAAIVGGQSSSEQSGATIASKWRPLGLSLTYVFGLASVYAGLGLLAGLTGTMFGTVSANPWAYFAMANLLMLAALSMFDVIPVRVPAAIMQRAANAGTGGRVAGAFIMGAASGLVAAPCSAPVMAAVLTWVSTTGSALLGFLYLFTFSLGMCTLLVAVGLSAGSLSRLPRAGAWMLTVKKVFAFVMLGMAEYYLVKMGQVFF